Part of the Selenomonadales bacterium genome is shown below.
ATCTATGCCTATCAAAATTCCGAACGAACTTCCAGCGGCCAAGACATTGACCGATGAAAATATCTTTATCATGACAGAATATCGTGCCATCACGCAGGATATTCGTCCGCTCAAAATACTTCTGCTCAACCTTATGCCGACCAAGATAGACACCGAAACACAGCTTTCTCGGCTTCTCGGCAACACTCCGCTCCAGATCGAACTGGAGCTGATCCATACAAAAACGTACGAATCGCAAAACACACCAAAAGAACATCTGCTTTCTTTTTACAAAACGTTCGATACGGTAAAAGACAATACATACGACGGACTTATCATCACAGGCGCACCTGTCGAAAAAATGAAGTTCGAAGATGTCGATTACTGGGACGAACTTGCAGAGATCATGGAATGGAGCAAAACACACGTACACAGCACCTTCCATATCTGTTGGGGCGCACAAGCAGGCCTCTACTACCATTACGGCATCCAAAAGCATGACCTGCCGCAAAAAATGTTCGGCGTATTCCCGCATACACTCGACCGCAAACAGTCTATCCTGTTCCGCGGCTTTGATGATGTCTTCTACGTCCCGCATTCTCGCCATACGACTGTTCGCCGCGAAGATATCGAACGCGAACCTGCACTCAAGATCATCGCATCTTCTGAAGAAGCAGGTGTCTATGCTATTTCAAATGACGGCGGCAGTCAAATATTCATCATGGGACACTCTGAATACGACCCGCGCACACTCGAAAAAGAATACCTTCGCGATAAAAACTTAGGTCTTCCCATCGAAGTGCCGCAGAACTACTACCCGAACGATGACGATACCAAAGCACCGCTCGTTACCTGGCGCGCACATGCCAATCTCCTCTACTCTAACTGGCTCAACTACTTCGTCTACCAGAC
Proteins encoded:
- the metA gene encoding homoserine O-succinyltransferase translates to MPIKIPNELPAAKTLTDENIFIMTEYRAITQDIRPLKILLLNLMPTKIDTETQLSRLLGNTPLQIELELIHTKTYESQNTPKEHLLSFYKTFDTVKDNTYDGLIITGAPVEKMKFEDVDYWDELAEIMEWSKTHVHSTFHICWGAQAGLYYHYGIQKHDLPQKMFGVFPHTLDRKQSILFRGFDDVFYVPHSRHTTVRREDIEREPALKIIASSEEAGVYAISNDGGSQIFIMGHSEYDPRTLEKEYLRDKNLGLPIEVPQNYYPNDDDTKAPLVTWRAHANLLYSNWLNYFVYQT